In Salmo salar chromosome ssa03, Ssal_v3.1, whole genome shotgun sequence, a single genomic region encodes these proteins:
- the LOC100380859 gene encoding band 3 anion exchange protein, translated as MENDLSFGEDVMSYEEEIDSAFPSPIRPTPPGHSGNYDLEQSRQEEDSDQAIQSIVIHTDPEAYLNLNTNANTRGDAQAYVELNELMGNSWQETGRWVGYEENLNPATGKWGPSHVSYLTFKSLIQLRKIMSTGAIILDLQASSLSAVAEKVVDELRSKGEIRATDRDGLLRALLQRRSQSEGAGARPLGGDIEMQTFSVTKQRDTTDSVEASIVLSGVMDSLEKPAVAFVRLGDSVVIEGALEAPVPVRFVFVLVGPSQGGVDYHESGRAMAALMADWVFSLEAYLAQTNKELTNAIADFMDCSIVIPPTEIQDEGMLQPIIDFQKKMLKDRLRPSDTRIIFGGGAKADEADEEPREDPLARTGIPFGGMIKDMKRRYRHYISDFTDALNPQVLAAVIFIYFAALSPAITFGGLLADKTEHMMGVSELMISTCVQGIIFAFIAAQPTLVIGFSGPLLVFEEAFFAFCKSQEIEYIVGRIWVGLWLVIIVVVIVAVEGSFLVKFISRFTQEIFSILISLIFIYETFSKLGKIFKAHPLVLNYEHLNDTLDNPFHPVVKEEVKHLDDGNITVQEILIERAYPNTALLSMCLMFGCFFIAYFLRQFKNGHFLPGPIRRMIGDFGVPIAIFFMIAVDITIEDAYTQKLVVPKGLMVSNPDARGWFINPLGEKKPFPAWMMGACCVPALLVFILIFLESQITTLIVSKPERKMVKGSGFHLDLLILVTMGGIASLFGVPWLSAATVRSVTHANALTVMSKGPKPEIEKVLEQRISGMLVAAMVGVSILLEPILKMIPMTALFGIFLYMGITSLSGIQMWDRMLLLIVPRKYYPADAYAQRVTTMKMHLFTLIQLVCLGALWMVKMSAFSLALPFVLILTIPLRMAITGTLFTDKEMKCLDASDGKVKFEEEPGEDMYNESPLP; from the exons ATGGAGAACGATCTGTCTTTTGGAGAG GATGTCATGTCCTATGAGGAGGAGATTGACTCTGCTTTCCCATCTCCGATCAGACC gaCCCCACCGGGCCACAGTGGCAACTATGACCTGGAGCAGAGCAGGCAGGAAGAGGACAGCGACCAGGCCATCCAGAGCATCGTCATTCACACCGACCCAGAGG CCTATCTGAACCTGAACACCAACGCCAACACCAGAGGGGATGCTCAG gccTATGTGGAGCTGAATGAGCTCATGGGCAACAGCTGGCAGGAGACTGGCCGCTGGGTGGGCTATGAGGAGAATTTGAACCCAGCAACGGGCAAGTGGGGCCCCTCCCACGTCTCCTACCTCACCTTCAAGAGTCTGATCCAGCTTCGCAAGATCATGAGCACAG gtgcgATCATTCTGGACCTGCAGGCCAGCAGTCTGTCTGCTGTGGCTGAGAAGGTGGTGGATGAATTGCGGAGCAAGGGTGAGATCCGTGCCACTGATAGAGATGGCCTGCTGAGGGCTCTACTGCAGAGACGCAGTCAGTCTGAGGGAGCTGGAGCTCGACCCCTGGGAGGAGACATCGAGATGCAGACATTCTCTGTCACCAAGCAG AGAGATACAACTGATAGCGTGGAAGCATCCATTGTCCTCTCAG GGGTGATGGACTCCCTGGAGAAGCCTGCTGTGGCCTTCGTCAGGCTGGGGGACTCTGTGGTGATAGAGGGGGCCCTGGAGGCCCCTGTGCCGGTGCGCTTCGTCTTTGTGCTGGTGGGCCCCAGCCAGGGAGGAGTGGATTACCATGAGAGTGGCCGTGCCATGGCTGCCCTTATGGCTGACTGG GTCTTTAGTCTGGAGGCTTACCTAGCCCAGACTAACAAGGAATTGACCAATGCCATCGCTGATTTCATGGACTGCAGCATCGTCATCCCGCCCACTGAGATCCAGGACGAGGGCATGCTCCAGCCAATCATTGACTTCCAGAAGAAGATGCTGAAGGACAGACTCCGCCCCTCTGACACCCGAATCATATTTGGTGGTGGGGCCAAAG CTGATGAGGCCGATGAGGAGCCAAGAGAAGACCCGCTGGCCCGGACAGGCATTCCCTTCGGCGGGATGATAAAGGACATGAAGCGGCGGTACCGCCATTACATCAGTGACTTCACAGACGCCCTCAACCCCCAGGTCCTGGCTGCTGTCATCTTCATCTACTTCGCTGCCCTGTCCCCTGCCATCACCTTCGGAGGCCTGCTGG CCGATAAGACGGAGCACATGATGGGCGTGTCTGAGCTGATGATCTCCACCTGCGTCCAGGGCATCATCTTCGCCTTCATCGCAGCCCAGCCTACACTGGTCATCGGCTTCTCTGGACCACTGCTGGTGTTTGAGGAGGCCTTCTTTGCG TTCTGCAAGTCCCAGGAGATTGAGTACATTGTGGGCCGTATCTGGGTAGGCCTGTGGCTGGTGATCATCGTGGTGGTTATCGTGGCCGTGGAGGGCAGCTTCCTGGTCAAATTCATCTCCCGCTTCACGCAGGAGATCTTCTCCATCCTCATCTCCCTCATCTTCATCTACGAGACCTTCAGCAAGCTCGGCAAG ATCTTCAAAGCTCACCCTCTGGTTCTGAACTATGAGCACTTGAACGACACCCTGGACAACCCTTTCCACCCGGTGGTCAAGGAGGAAGTAAAGCATCTTGATGATGGCAACATTACAGTGCAAGAGATCTTAATTGAGAGGGCCTACCCCAACACCGCCCTGCTTTCCATGTGTCTTATGTTCGGGTGTTTCTTCATCGCATACTTCCTCCGTCAGTTCAAAAATGGCCACTTCCTCCCTGGACCG ATTCGTCGGATGATTGGAGATTTTGGTGTTCCCATCGCCATTTTCTTCATGATCGCTGTGGATATCACCATTGAGGATGCCTACACTCAG AAACTTGTGGTGCCCAAGGGTCTTATGGTGTCCAACCCCGATGCCAGAGGCTGGTTCATCAACCCCCTGGGAGAGAAGAAGCCTTTCCCCGCCTGGATGATGGGGGCGTGTTGCGTGCCAGCCCTGCTGGTCTTCATCCTCATCTTCCTCGAGTCCCAGATCACTAC GCTGATTGTGAGCAAACCAGAAAGGAAGATGGTGAAGGGCTCTGGTTTCCATCTGGACCTGCTCATCCTTGTCACCATGGGTGGCATCGCCTCCCTGTTTGGGGTGCCCTGGCTGAGTGCCGCCACAGTGCGTTCTGTCACCCATGCCAACGCCCTCACTGTCATGAGCAAGGGACCCAAGCCTGAGATCGAGAAGGTGCTGGAGCAAAGGATCAGCGGCATGCTTGTGGCCGCCATGGTCG GTGTGTCTATTCTCTTGGAGCCTATCCTGAAGATGATTCCCATGACGGCTCTGTTTGGAatcttcctctacatgggtataACCTCACTCAGTGGGATCCAGATGTGGGACCGAATGCTTCTGCTTATTGTACCCAGGAAATACTATCCTGCTGACGCCTACGCACAAAGG GTAACTACTATGAAGATGCACTTGTTCACTCTGATCCAGTTGGTGTGTTTGGGAGCTCTCTGGATGGTGAAGATGAGTGCCTTCTCCCTGGCTCTGCCCTTTGTCCTCATCCTCACCATCCCCCTGCGCATGGCCATCACTGGAACACTCTTCACTGACAAGGAAATGAAATGT CTGGATGCCTCTGACGGCAAGGTGAAGTTCGAAGAGGAGCCAGGAGAGGATATGTACAACGAGTCCCCGTTGCCATGA